The genomic stretch GCGCCACCGCGCTTGTCGGAGCCGCGGAACGTCGATGCCGACGCCCAGGCGGTCGAGACCAGCTCCGAAACGGAGAGACCGGATGCCAGTATCTTCGCCTTCAGCGCCGCAATGTCCTGCTCGCCAACCAGTTCGTGGTTGACCGCGGGAATCGGGTCCTGCCAGATCAGTTCCTCCTTCGGAACCAGCGGGCCGAGATAACGCACGATCGGACCCATGTCGCGGTGGGTCAGCTTGAACCAGGCGCGGGCAAACGCGTCGGCGAGCTGATCCGGATGCGCGTGGAAGCGCCGCGAGATCTTCTCATAGGCCGGGTCGATCCGCAGCGAGAGGTCGGTGGTCAGCATCGACGGCGCGTGACGCTTCGACTTGTCGTGCGCATCCGGCACGGTCCCTGCGCCGGCGCTGTTTTTCGGCGTCCACTGATGAGCACCGGCCGGGCTCTTGGTCAGTTCCCATTCGTAGTTGAACAAATTGTCGAAGAAGTTGTTGCTCCACTTCGTCGGCGTCTTGCTCCAGATCACCTCGATACCCGAGGTGATCGCGTCACCCGCTTTGCCCGAGCCATATTTGCTGGCCCAACCGAGGCCCTGCTGCTCGATTTCACCGGCTTCCGGCTCCGGGCCCACCAGCGTCGCATCGCCGGCGCCGTGGGTTTTGCCGAAGGTGTGGCCGCCGGCGATCAGCGCGACGGTTTCCTCGTCGTTCATCGCCATGCGCGCGAACGTCTCGCGGATATCGCGGGCTGCCGCGAGCGGATCCGGCTTGCCGTTCGGCCCTTCCGGATTGACGTAGATCAGGCCCATCTGCACGGCGCCGAGCGGCCCCTGCAGCTCGCGGTCGCCGGCATAGCGCTTGTCGTCCAGCCACTTGGCTTCGGGACCCCAGTTGACGTCCTGCTCGGGCTCCCAGACGTCGGCGCGGCCACCGGCGAAACCGAAGGTCTTGAAGCCCATCGATTCCAGCGCGACGTTGCCGGCGAGAATCATGAGGTCGGCCCAGGAGAGTTTCTTGCCGTATTTCTGCTTGACCGGCCACAACAGCCGGCGCGCCTTGTCGAGGTTGGCGTTGTCAGGCCAGCTGTTGAGCGGCGCAAAACGCTGCTGGCCGGCTCCGGCGCCGCCGCGGCCGTCGCCGATGCGATAGGTGCCTGCACTGTGCCACGCCATGCGGATGAACAGCGGCCCGTAATGGCCGAAATCGGCCGGCCACCATTCCTGCGAGTCCGTCATCAGGGCATGCAGGTCCTTGATCACCGCATTGAGGTCGAGGCTCTTGAATTCCTTCGCGTAGTCGAATCCCTCGCCCATCGGATCGGACAGGTTGGACTGCTGGTGGAGGATTCCCAGATCCAGTTGTTTCGGCCACCAGTCACGGTTGCTCGGTGCGGGTTGCCCGCCTGGAAACGGGCACTTGGTCTTGTCATCCATATTCGCCTCCTTCGGTGGTGGTCTTGATGCTTTCCACCCTCTCCCCTGTTTCTACGCAACGCAAGCGATCAGGTAAAGTTGACTCTTATGATCGCTGCAATAAGATATTTTGATGAGTCACATTACGCTCAAACAGCTGCGTTATTTTGACGTACTGGCACGTCATTGCCACTTCGGACGCGCCGCCGAAGCATCCGCGATCTCGCAGCCGGCCTTGTCGATGCAGATCAAGGAACTCGAGGAAGCGCTCGGCGGCGTGCTGCTCGAGCGGGGCGCGCGGCAGGTCCGGCTGACGAAGTTCGGCGAAGAGGTCGCCCAGCGCGCCCGCGACATCCTGCGCTCGGTCGATGAACTCGGCGACTTCGCGCGGGCGTCGCGGGACCGGCTCGACGGCCGGCTGCGCATCGGCATGATCCCGACCATTGCCCCCTATCTGCTGCCGACGATGATCGGGAACCTGACCCGGATGCATCCCGAACTCGACATTCACATCCGCGAGACGGTGACGCCGAAGCTGATACAGGAACTCGCGGAGGGCCGGCTGGACACCGCCATCGTCGCGCTGCCGGTTTCCGAACCTTCGTTTACCGAGGTCGCCCTGTTTGCGGAAAACTTTCTGCTGGTGCGGCCGGGCGAGGATGAGGGAACGCCGGCGCCCTCAAGCGAAAGCCTGCGCGAAATGCGGCTGCTTCTGCTCGAAGAGGGACACTGTTTTCGCGATCAGGCGCTGTCGTTCTGCAATATGCAGTCGACGCCGCCGCGCGAGGTGCTGGACGCAAGCTCGCTGTTCACCCTCGTTCAAATGGTCGGCGCCGGCATCGGCGTCACCTTGATCCCGGAAATGGCCGTGGCGGTGGAGACCCGCTCGGCGTCGGTGTCGGTCACGCGCTTCAAAAAACCGCAGCCGTCGCGAACCATCGGCATGATCTGGCGCAAGACCAGTCCGCTGGCCCGACAGCTCATGGAAATTTCCGAAGTGGTTCGTCTCTCGGCCGAAACATTGCGCAAGCAGCACAACCCGGGAGCGTCGTCGCGCAATCGGCGGACGTGAGCGGCAATCAGGTGGAGGATGTTCTCTAACCAGCCCCGCGCCGCGGTGTGCCCGGGCCTGATCGAAAGCCGGCATGACCAAGCCGGTGTTCGACCGCGCCCAAGGAGCGCGGTACGCAGGACACGATCGGCCGGCTCAATCCGCTGAAGCGTCCCGGCCAGCCGCACGGACTGCGTTGACGCCGTATGCGGGGGAACCGGTTTAGGCGTTAGGCGCTTGCGTACTCCGTCCATCTGTGGTTGACTAATCGGATAACATATTTCTGGAATTGCAATTCTAGACTTTTTGCCGGGAATTGTGCCCGGGACGCTCTTCGGCCCACGATGGGTGTGCAGTCACGAGGTGTAGGCACCAATCGTTTAATCATCAAAGCACGATTGCTGCTTACGAGTAGATCGCAGCTGCACGCCGCGGACGCCTACCTTTGAGCGTCGGGAAGGCAGAGAGGACGTCGATGACGTCCCGATAGCAAGGCGAATACTCATGACCCATTTTCTCAATGACGACATTCTTCGCGGGCTCGCCATAGCCATGTTCAGCCTACTCGTCCCAATCGGTGTGTACGTCGGCCGCTTAAATGTGCGCGCCGCTCGTCACGAGATAGTGGTCGATCTTGAAAGGTTGTTCCAGTTTGCGAAGCACGACGGCCATCCGATCATTCTGCCATCGTTCGAACTCGTAAAATACAAATACGACCCAGCTTCAAATCCAGATCGAGCCGATGTCGGGATCAGTGCCAACTCCATCCGGTATTACGTCTTTCCCGTGGCGGTCTACGTCCTACTGACGTTCTTGTGCTTTGAGTTCGCATTTTCACCGCGCGGAGCTGACAAGCTCAGCTATTACGCGCGGCCCGAGGGCTGGCAGGGTGTGGTAACCTACGCATTCCTGAGCAGCTATGTCTGGACAATACAATATCTTGTTCGGCGAATAGCAAACTTCGACCTATCCCCGATTTCATTTTTTGTCTCGTTTCTGCACGTAACGCTCGCGCTGTTCGTGAGCGCCGCCGCTGCGCAGAGCGGCATTCTGGCTCAACTCGGTTCACAATTGGAGATCGGCGCCGCCTTCGTCATCGGCTTTGTCCCCGACATGTTCTTGAGCGCACTGATCGCCAAATTTCCCTGGATTCGCCTGCGACGCGTAAGTCCGGCGAGCAAGGTACTTCAAGAGGAACTGCCTCTCGACATGATTTTGGGAATCGATCCCTTCATGAAGCTTCGCCTTGGCGAATTCGAAATAGAGGACGTGCAAAACCTGGCGACGATAAACCCTATCCAGATCTTCGTGGAAACACCGTATGGACTCTATGAGGTTATCGACTGGGTCGCGCAGGCTCAACTTATTCTGGCGGTCGGATCTGCTCGAACCATCGCCTTGCGAGAGATAAATGTCCGCACAATCTTCGATCTGGAGCGCTGCCTAGAGAATGCGTGGTTACGCGAACGGCTTGTGCGCATTCTTCTGGGTACAGATCCCCAAGCAGCCGTGGCGGCTGCCAAATGGCCACCGCAGGATGGAGCGAAAGGAACTGAATGCATACTGGACCAGCAGGACCTGCTTGGCGCAGTCGTTTCCTACATTCGAGACGATCTTCACGTCAGACGCCTGCGTCAGATCTGGGATGTCATCAATAGCC from Bradyrhizobium sp. Ash2021 encodes the following:
- a CDS encoding LysR substrate-binding domain-containing protein translates to MSHITLKQLRYFDVLARHCHFGRAAEASAISQPALSMQIKELEEALGGVLLERGARQVRLTKFGEEVAQRARDILRSVDELGDFARASRDRLDGRLRIGMIPTIAPYLLPTMIGNLTRMHPELDIHIRETVTPKLIQELAEGRLDTAIVALPVSEPSFTEVALFAENFLLVRPGEDEGTPAPSSESLREMRLLLLEEGHCFRDQALSFCNMQSTPPREVLDASSLFTLVQMVGAGIGVTLIPEMAVAVETRSASVSVTRFKKPQPSRTIGMIWRKTSPLARQLMEISEVVRLSAETLRKQHNPGASSRNRRT
- the katG gene encoding catalase/peroxidase HPI, which produces MDDKTKCPFPGGQPAPSNRDWWPKQLDLGILHQQSNLSDPMGEGFDYAKEFKSLDLNAVIKDLHALMTDSQEWWPADFGHYGPLFIRMAWHSAGTYRIGDGRGGAGAGQQRFAPLNSWPDNANLDKARRLLWPVKQKYGKKLSWADLMILAGNVALESMGFKTFGFAGGRADVWEPEQDVNWGPEAKWLDDKRYAGDRELQGPLGAVQMGLIYVNPEGPNGKPDPLAAARDIRETFARMAMNDEETVALIAGGHTFGKTHGAGDATLVGPEPEAGEIEQQGLGWASKYGSGKAGDAITSGIEVIWSKTPTKWSNNFFDNLFNYEWELTKSPAGAHQWTPKNSAGAGTVPDAHDKSKRHAPSMLTTDLSLRIDPAYEKISRRFHAHPDQLADAFARAWFKLTHRDMGPIVRYLGPLVPKEELIWQDPIPAVNHELVGEQDIAALKAKILASGLSVSELVSTAWASASTFRGSDKRGGANGARIRLSPQKDWDVNQPAELAKVLSKLEGIQKEFNAGQKGDKKVSLADLIVLGGCAAVEKAAKDAGSDVKVPFTPGRMDASQEQTDAHSFAPLEPTADGFRNYFRGKHPMSPEELLVDRAQLLTLTAPEMTVLVGGLRVLGANTGKSKHGVFTTKPGTLTNDFFANLLDMRTQWHPSAGSEGVYEARDRKTNAVKWTGTRADLIFGSHSQLRALAEVYACADSKEKFAKDFVAAWTKVMNLDRFDRA